GTTTCTGGTCCCTCTCCCCGTGATCAATGAGGTCGTGAATCGGATTTCCGAAGGTACGCTTCACCGGTGCGAATATGATCTAGGCTCTGCCTCACTGCGGGAGACGGAACGATAACCGCCCATCCGTCACAAAACTCGAAACTATAACCGTTTGTGCAACTTAGATTTCGAGACGGATTTCGGAACTTGTTGCGCCGACGGAATTCTGGACTCACCATTTGTCTCATTAACGACCGTTCGTGAGACAAGGAGATTTTGATGGGTGAGTTGATTGGGTATGCGCGGGTTTCCAAAGCAGATGGATCGCAGACCACCGATCTGCAAATGGATGCGCTGACTGCTGAGGGTGTCCACCCTGACCGCATCTATGAAGACCATGTCACGGGCAAGCGTGACGACCGACCTGGCCTCGAGGCGTGTCTGAAAGCACTACGTCCTGGTGACACGCTGGTCGTATGGAAACTCGACCGCCTTGGCCGCGATCTCCGTCACCTCGTCACGACGGTCGATGACTTGGCCAGACGCGATGTAGGCTTCCGCGTGCTCACTGGACATGGCCAGCTCGATACTTCCACGGCATCGGGCAAGCTCATGTTCGGCATCTTCGCAAGCCTCGCTGAGTTTGAACGCGATCTGATCAGAGAGCGAACAAAAGCAGGATTGGCATCAGCTCGCGCTCGTGGTCGCGTCGGTGGCCGGAAACATTCCCTCACGGCTTCAAAAATACGACTGGCTCAAGCGGCAATGGGACAGCCCGAAACGAAGGTCGCCGAACTCTGCAAAGAACTCGGCGTTTCCAGGCAGACGCTATACCGTCACGTTGCTCCGGATGGTTCCTTGCGACCAGACGGAACCAAAATCATTTTCAATAAACGATGAGAATCCAAAATCGCGAGGGCCGACAACTTAGCCGTCACTTTTCATTGTTTGCCCTCCGCAATGGCCTTTGCATATTGCTCCATTGGCTCCGGTAGAAGGAAATCGTTTATCTGCAAAATCAGCATTAACAGGTCTTCGCGTATCGCAGATCTGGGCCGTTTGTCACCCGCTTTTACAATCGCACTGGATAGACCGATTAAAACATCGGCTAGCAAATCACAGCATGAAATGTCGCTATCTGACCTTATGACAATGTCGTCAATTACATGGTGGTCAGTGGGCGAATTTTTGCTCGAGCAAGGGCAAACACAATACCGCTTTCCTTGATAAAGTTGGTCGCCCGTCCAGATAAAGCCATTGAATTCCTTTCCCCATGTGAAGCCCGTTTTAAAAGAACCGCTTTCATCATAGGGTGTTTCAATTTCAACGGAGTGAGTGGATGAAAAGCAATATCTGTGTTTCTTGTTTTCACAATCACAGTGCCTAGTCATGATGAAAAGGCCGAATATCTCAATACTTTCTAGTAGATCGGCCCTAATTTCCTGAAGATGTCTTTTGATAACCCAATTTGGTTCTGTGTTATCCCACGACCAATAACCATTTGAGTTCTTGATTTCGCCAACCTGTGCAAGCAGTTTGGATCGCAATGCAGCAAAATAGGCCTTAGGAGCCACGGCTACTTCCTTTGTTTTTTGGTCCGAAACGCAATTTCTAATCGACCATCATTACTTCTATCGGCCATAAATAGAAGAAAAATGATCCCTTGCGGTGCAGCCGCAGAAACTGCTATGTCGCCTGCCACTCTTCAGATCTGGGACCGCAATACAGGTTTCGCAATTTTGATCCCCGGATTTCGGGATCGCTATATTCAGATGCGTTACTCTTGGAATCTATCGCGCACGCTGAGTAATGCAGCTCTTACTCGCTCCGGCAGTTCCTCCCGACATCTCGCCAAAGCCCTCACACAGGCCTGTATAGGCAATGCCAACCATTTGACGGTCTTCCGGCCAACTTCCCCAAATCGCAGCCGCATGGCGCTAAAAACGATCCTAAAGCACGATTTGGCAGATCGCCGTAGACGCTCTGTTGATTGGTCCTGAGTTACGCCGCAAGTCGCTGAAGAGTAGTTATCAGGGCGCTGGCTGCGGTTCACCTTCCCGGTTTCCCATAGGGCTGCGCGAACTATTTTCCCTCGTATCCGCGCGACAATTTTCGCGAGAAAACGATCCCCCGAGAGCTGCCTTTTCCGAGGGTCTTTCGTCGCTTCACGATTGGCGCGCCGCCGCGCGCGTTCTTCGCGCGCACTCGCCTCTTGCGCCGGGTCGTGGCGGGAGCGCTTCCACAACGCGAAGCCACCTCCCGTCCGCACGAGGCGAGCCCTTGACTGCGCCAGCTCCCACACGGCCATCAACGGTCTGTCTGGCCACGTGAGCAATTCCTTCGGATCATAGATGCCCCAAAGCATGTAGGTAGAACACGCCGCCGGGTTTCGAACAGAGTCATCCGGCAGGTCGACCTTCGAATACTTCGACATCAAACGTCGTCGCGCGGCTTCACGCTGCTCAGCCGGCATCCGGCAAATGAAATGGGCATGAAGGTCGAACAGACCGCTCACCGCATCATATCGCGGATGTATCGCAATCAGGACGAGTTCAAAGCCGTGCCTTTTTCGAAGTTCGCTGAAATCAATGTTTATTCGACGATTGAAGTCCGTCATTGCTTCGCAAAGTCCGTCGACCGACGCTTTCGCGCCCGTCAGACCGATATTCCAAAACAACCAATCAGACGCTCCGGCCTCCCGGGCGAAGACTTCGATATCTCTGACGGTCTGGACATCTCGTTTTAAGGCTGTGGGCTTGAAGAAGCGCGTTCCTTTCAAGGGACGCCCCATTTCAATCACTTCGCCAGGCGCGTCGTCCAGCAGAACGAGGTACCGGTCGTTCTCGGACTGATAAGGGTCAATGCCTAAGTTCTCCAGTCGCTTCGCCAAGAGGCGGGCGACGGTGACGGGAGATGCCGTTTTCCCGTCGATCTCCACTCGAGCGTTCATCGTTGACGCACCTGGAAGCTACGACGGTAGTTCGGTGACTGACGCGGAATGAAAACTCTGAAGGAAAATAAGGGGTTTTCTATGTGGGGGGATCGATTGGAGCGGTCCTCCGCTACCATAAACATCTGAATTTAATAGATAAATTTTAGCGCGCGAAATCGAATTCGCCACTAGCGCATTTCGGTCAAACATCGGTCTAACAGATGCATGTTGAACGAGCTGGAAATTTGTCTGGCTTTTGCTTCGTCAAGAACGAAAAACAATCTGTGATGTTCAGCAGGAGAAAGCAGTTCGGTTACGGCCGTCTCGGGTTCCTTTTTCGGTTCAAATTCGCAACCGCCCCAGCCTCCAGACCCGATCTCGTCCAGGTGCGGCAAGATCTCGGAGCAATTCAGTTCACCCGTGTGCTGTTGTCGGATGAACCGAAGTTTAGGCACACGGATGGTCCCCTAAACATCGCCGGTCAATTTTTCTGGTGAGCATTTTGCCCAGCGGCCTCAAAGT
This region of uncultured Roseibium sp. genomic DNA includes:
- a CDS encoding recombinase family protein; this translates as MGELIGYARVSKADGSQTTDLQMDALTAEGVHPDRIYEDHVTGKRDDRPGLEACLKALRPGDTLVVWKLDRLGRDLRHLVTTVDDLARRDVGFRVLTGHGQLDTSTASGKLMFGIFASLAEFERDLIRERTKAGLASARARGRVGGRKHSLTASKIRLAQAAMGQPETKVAELCKELGVSRQTLYRHVAPDGSLRPDGTKIIFNKR